A stretch of DNA from Acidobacteriota bacterium:
CCCTGGTGATTTTCATGCGCTGGGCCAGAACCAAAACTGCTTCCGCCGTTTCGGCGCTGTTCATTCTTGTCAATTCGATTTCCGGTCTGCTCGGCAACATCAGCAGCACCAAACAGCTTCCATTCTTTGCGTTACCCATGGCTGTTGCCGCCGTAGCGGGCGGGGCGGCCGGCTCTTATCTCGGGAGCCGGCAGTTCTCTCCCGGTTTCATCAAGAAGCTCCTGGCTATCGTGCTTACGATTGCCGGAATAAAGCTGATCTTCGCGTGATGATTGAGCTGATAAGGCATTGTGTCCTGAGCATTGAGCACCCGACATCAACGCCCTTCTGGATTTCAACCGGCCGCACAATTATCAACCGCCCAATTCCTCGCGCAGCATCTTCAGAGCAAGCTTCTCCTCCTCCTTGAATCGGTTTGCCACGCCCCGCTGCACCGCGGGTGAGGCCCTCGGAAAATGGACTAAAATGCCGTTCGAGCCTTTCCTTCCTCGCTCAGCGTAAATCGCGCTTATGAGCGCGCCATCGAATCCCGCATCCTCGCGGGTGACACGGACGGCGCCGATCGCCGCACCGACAATAGAACTGCCGCTACCATGCTGAACGGAAGTCGACCACACGGCATCCTGCAGTGTGCCGGACCTGCTCTCGACATCCAATCCATTCTCGGTTTTGATTTTGTTAACCAGCGGATCGAAGTGAGTTTTCTTGATGAAAGCGTGTTGGCTTTCTTGAAATGCTTCTGCGTGGGTGGCAGCAAGGTTCTTCCAAGCTGCTGTGAAGGCGGGGGTGCCCGGGTCGAGGTCCCTGAAGTTCTCCACAAACGCGAAGCCTGGCTGACGGACAAACCGTTTTGCCGTCCCTCCTCCAGGCTTGCTCGTCATCTGATAGGAGCCATATGACGGCCCGCCAGGATCTCCTTCTCCGCCTGATACAGTGCCGGGTCCCCTTCCACTCGTTTCAAATCTCTCAGATAGTTTTCCCAATGTCCTGCCCGCCGCAGCCGGTCGAGATCTCGTTCCAATGGTAGGACCAGGGCTAGTCTCTACCGGTTCAGGCTCGGTGTTACCTGGTATTGTCACCTCATCGCCCACGTTTATGGCATTTGGGTGTGTCTTGAATTGAGGGTTGGCGTCGAGCAATTGAGCCAGCGTAATCCCATTGGCCTGGGCAATTCGCAAGAGGGTTTCTCCTGACTTTACTTTGTGGGTCACGGTCTAGTCTCCTTTCATTTCGGTGCTAGTCCTACATAAATTGGCATTGAGACGACTACCCAAAACGGCGCTTCGTTCCAGGAGTGTGCTCGTATATGTATGCCGGTAGCGCGCAAAAGATTTCTACGTTATTCGGTAGTGCCCATTCAGATTGGTGATCTTCAATCAATCGTTATAGCTGTCGCACAGGTCGCATAGCAACCTCTCGGGACATTAACTCTGACGGACTTACACGATCTGTCATCGCCTCGTGACAAGTCGTGCTACCTGGGCAGGTGATGTCTTGAGACGTTATGCTTGTACAACAATTAGCTCGATCAAGCTGACGTATTGCGCGTGGCACAGCCATTGCAACTCTTTGCTGCTCCGAAACCTTAGCCGGTGAAGGTAGCCCAATCGGTTACCGCAAAACTCAAAGAGCGCTGTGAGAGTCGATGTTGGAAGGATGAAGTAACAGGGCGACATCATCCTCCTTCGATTTTTGCGCGCCACTTCTAACGAGCAGTTGAGAACAAGGAAAGGCGAACGATTTATGCTGAACAGCGTGAATGGGAAGCGAGAACTAGACCGCGTGAGTATGCTCATACGTGCTCTCTCTGAAGAGATGACACAGGAGCGACCTCACAGCGTAGGCAGCGCGTCACGAGATGCTATTCCGACACAGATGAAAGAAGCATTGTATGAGTTGCGCCTGCGGAAGCTGTTGATAAGCGCCTTGGTTAGCTCCGACCGCACCGCCGATACCATAAGTCACTAGCTCTAGGTCGACGGAGTCTATCAGTGCCGCTTTTGAGTGATCGGCGTTCTATGAGATCACCTTCGCGATTAGGAAGGCCGCGCCTGCCGCAAGACTTCCAACAAGCGCGGTTTCCAATGCGCTTCTAAAAGGCCTCGCTGTAGTGAATCGGCCCTTGATAAAGCCGAAAACAAACAACGCCACCAGCGTGACCGCCACCGAGAAAAGCAGCGCGCGGTGGATGCTTGAAATCAAAATGTAGGGCGTAAGCGGGATCATCCCTCCAGCCATGTACGCGCCGCCGATCGTCAATGCGCTGATACGCGCGCGCTCGGGCTTAGGCTCCTCCAGACCCAGCTCAAATCGCATCATGAAATCGACCCAAGCCTTCGGCCGTTCACTCAACGCGTGTACCACCGGAGCGACTTGTTCTCTTGTAAGCCCGTAACCCCGAAAGACCTGGGCTACTTCTTCCATCTCCTCCTCGGGTATTTCGGCGACTTCCTTTTGCTCGCGGCGTTGTTCGCTGGCGTAGTGCTCGGCATCGCTCTTCGCCGCCAGGTATCCACCGAGACCCATCGCGATCG
This window harbors:
- a CDS encoding LysM peptidoglycan-binding domain-containing protein, yielding MTHKVKSGETLLRIAQANGITLAQLLDANPQFKTHPNAINVGDEVTIPGNTEPEPVETSPGPTIGTRSRPAAAGRTLGKLSERFETSGRGPGTVSGGEGDPGGPSYGSYQMTSKPGGGTAKRFVRQPGFAFVENFRDLDPGTPAFTAAWKNLAATHAEAFQESQHAFIKKTHFDPLVNKIKTENGLDVESRSGTLQDAVWSTSVQHGSGSSIVGAAIGAVRVTREDAGFDGALISAIYAERGRKGSNGILVHFPRASPAVQRGVANRFKEEEKLALKMLREELGG
- a CDS encoding VIT1/CCC1 transporter family protein; translation: MPQTHHTERHFTASATVRDVVIGMADGLTVPFALAAGLSGAVDSTAIIVTAGLAEIAAGSIAMGLGGYLAAKSDAEHYASEQRREQKEVAEIPEEEMEEVAQVFRGYGLTREQVAPVVHALSERPKAWVDFMMRFELGLEEPKPERARISALTIGGAYMAGGMIPLTPYILISSIHRALLFSVAVTLVALFVFGFIKGRFTTARPFRSALETALVGSLAAGAAFLIAKVIS